In Candidatus Krumholzibacteriia bacterium, the following are encoded in one genomic region:
- a CDS encoding DUF427 domain-containing protein — MKATLKGRVLAASDDIVEVGGYQYFPRAAVRMDWLEKSEKTADDLECPHGVQFYDVMIDGVRHERAAWSYEAPGAPMAKVAHRLGFWEDVEVG; from the coding sequence ATGAAGGCAACCTTGAAGGGCCGCGTCCTTGCGGCGAGCGACGATATCGTCGAGGTGGGCGGGTACCAGTACTTCCCCCGGGCGGCCGTCCGCATGGACTGGCTCGAGAAGTCCGAGAAAACCGCGGACGATCTGGAGTGCCCGCACGGCGTGCAGTTCTACGATGTGATGATCGATGGTGTGCGCCACGAACGCGCCGCTTGGTCCTACGAAGCGCCGGGAGCTCCGATGGCGAAGGTGGCACACCGGCTGGGGTTCTGGGAGGACGTCGAGGTCGGCTGA
- a CDS encoding sigma 54-interacting transcriptional regulator, with protein MDPRVVARVLTEIAETASETLELQDVFDRVATSVRELIPFDQMGVVRIIEGGRAVAHATTVPEKRDPECSQPCALSSWSPRIRPRSGPNPRIDDAQVELDPSFPGDAAILAAGARSALWEPFQSLNSFTGGVWLCSRQPHVFTDQHQEVLRPIAALLGSAVEHWRIWDAERRRRERLDQLEGLFGTLAESLDVREVFERVSRIVQPVLPHHLLVLTEFDSTARKLSVVALAGESDGPKPEAPISLTEQESERRLLEFEIIQDVQAEVAPTTERNRLMLATGMRSWLRVPVRLSGEVHGSVGFFHREPAAFGTPDVEVARRLADRIALALSHHRLAEQARIAAEARESAERLAATVETLTRELESREASRIVGSSRSWKETLEHVGRVAASETTILVTGESGTGKEVVSHLIHQGSPRAGKPFVAINCAALPEQLLESELFGHEKGAFTGAAATKIGRLEQAAGGTLFLDEIGEMSPLVQAKFLRVLQEREFQRLGGTRTLKADVRVIAATNRDLTTAMARGDFREDLFYRLNVFEIRVPALRDRPEDILLLADAFLQDLGRTMGRPAAGISRDAREWLLDYTWPGNVRELRNAIERAILLCDGGLITRAHLPVQLRQPAAGIVSGNNGSSSSETAIPSNGMDLEAVERSYVVRALGQARGNKSKAARLLGLTRAQLYTRLDKYGIQ; from the coding sequence ATGGATCCACGAGTCGTCGCACGCGTCCTCACTGAGATTGCCGAGACCGCCTCGGAGACCCTCGAGTTGCAGGACGTCTTCGATCGCGTGGCGACGTCCGTCCGCGAGCTCATCCCCTTCGACCAGATGGGGGTCGTGCGCATCATCGAAGGTGGCCGGGCGGTCGCGCACGCGACCACGGTTCCCGAAAAGCGCGACCCGGAATGCTCCCAGCCCTGCGCGTTGTCGTCCTGGTCGCCGCGGATCCGTCCCCGCTCCGGACCGAATCCGCGCATCGATGATGCGCAGGTGGAGCTGGACCCCTCTTTCCCGGGAGATGCGGCGATTCTCGCCGCCGGCGCGCGCTCGGCGCTCTGGGAGCCATTCCAATCCTTGAACTCCTTCACCGGCGGCGTCTGGTTGTGCTCGCGACAACCCCACGTCTTCACCGACCAGCACCAGGAGGTGTTGCGACCCATCGCGGCCCTCCTCGGCTCGGCGGTCGAACACTGGCGCATTTGGGATGCCGAGAGGCGCCGGCGGGAAAGACTCGATCAACTCGAAGGGCTCTTCGGAACGCTGGCGGAGTCCCTGGATGTCCGCGAAGTGTTCGAGCGCGTTTCTCGCATCGTGCAGCCCGTCCTGCCGCACCACCTCCTGGTCCTCACCGAGTTCGACAGCACCGCCCGCAAGCTCTCCGTCGTCGCGCTTGCCGGTGAATCCGACGGCCCCAAGCCCGAGGCACCGATCTCGCTCACGGAACAGGAATCGGAGCGCCGCCTCCTCGAGTTCGAGATCATCCAGGACGTGCAGGCCGAGGTCGCACCGACCACGGAACGCAATCGTCTCATGCTGGCCACCGGAATGCGCTCCTGGCTCCGTGTTCCCGTACGACTCTCGGGCGAAGTGCACGGCTCCGTCGGTTTCTTCCATCGCGAGCCCGCGGCATTCGGCACGCCGGATGTCGAAGTGGCCCGGCGGCTCGCCGACCGGATCGCGCTGGCCCTCTCCCATCACCGGCTGGCGGAGCAGGCCCGGATCGCCGCCGAGGCACGGGAGAGCGCCGAACGGTTGGCAGCGACGGTCGAGACGCTGACGCGGGAGCTCGAATCCCGCGAGGCGAGCCGCATCGTCGGCTCCTCCCGGTCCTGGAAGGAGACCTTGGAGCACGTCGGCCGCGTGGCTGCTTCGGAGACCACCATCCTCGTGACCGGCGAATCCGGCACCGGCAAGGAGGTCGTCTCGCACCTCATCCACCAGGGCTCCCCCCGCGCCGGGAAGCCGTTCGTCGCCATCAACTGCGCCGCGCTCCCGGAGCAGCTGCTCGAATCCGAGCTCTTCGGCCACGAAAAGGGCGCCTTCACCGGCGCTGCAGCGACCAAGATTGGCCGCCTCGAGCAAGCCGCCGGGGGCACCCTTTTCCTCGACGAGATCGGCGAGATGAGCCCCCTCGTGCAGGCGAAGTTCCTGCGCGTGTTGCAAGAGCGGGAATTCCAGCGCCTCGGCGGCACGCGTACGCTCAAGGCCGACGTGCGCGTCATCGCCGCCACGAACCGCGATCTCACCACGGCGATGGCGCGCGGCGACTTCCGCGAGGATCTTTTCTATCGCCTGAACGTGTTCGAGATCCGCGTCCCGGCGCTCCGCGACCGCCCCGAGGACATCCTCTTGCTGGCCGACGCCTTTCTCCAGGATCTCGGCCGCACGATGGGGCGCCCGGCGGCCGGGATCTCGCGGGACGCGCGTGAGTGGCTGCTCGATTACACCTGGCCGGGCAACGTCCGCGAGCTGCGCAACGCCATCGAGCGGGCGATCCTTCTCTGCGACGGAGGGCTGATCACGCGAGCCCATCTCCCGGTCCAGCTCCGTCAGCCTGCGGCTGGGATCGTGTCGGGAAACAACGGCTCCTCGAGCTCCGAAACGGCCATCCCCTCCAACGGCATGGATCTCGAAGCGGTGGAACGGAGCTACGTCGTGAGAGCCCTCGGGCAAGCGCGAGGCAACAAGTCCAAGGCCGCCCGTCTCCTCGGCCTCACTCGCGCCCAGCTCTACACCCGCCTCGACAAGTACGGCATCCAGTGA